One region of Mesobacillus boroniphilus genomic DNA includes:
- the qoxB gene encoding cytochrome aa3 quinol oxidase subunit I: MGIKWDEFFVTGDPLIFASQIGIALTLVGALAGITYFKKWNYLWSEWFTTVDHKKIGIMYILLGVVMFLRGGIDGLMMKGQTAVPENDFLNAQHYNEVFTTHGVIMILFVAMPLLIGLMNFVIPLQIGARDVAFPQLNALSFWLTVSGAALFNISFIIGGSPDAGWTSYFPLAGKEFSPGIGNNFYAVALQIAGAGTLMTGINFVVTVLKMRTKGMTLMKMPMFTWTSFITSIIIVASFPIFTVALALMTFDRTFGTHFFTISGGGMDMLWANLFWLWGHPEVYIVVLPAFGMLSDIISTFARKTLYGYKSMVISIVMISVLSMLVWVHHFFTMGNSAGVNSFFSITTMAIAIPTGVKVFNWLFTMRKGRIKFTTAMFWALAFVPNFVIGGVTGVMLAMAAADYQYHNTLFLVAHFHYVLIPGVVFPIFAGLYFWWPKMFGYMLNEKIGKWHFWLFVVGFNVTFMPMFFLGLDGAVRRAYTYSAETGFGPLMMISAVGSVILAAGFAALVYNIYWSARNADRNIGNDPWDARTLEWATATPVQHYNFASLPEVTKLDAFWHMKKNDQLQPLTEDEIEEIHLPSNTWIPIYMGVVFGISGFLLVFEWTIAAGIAALGILAGLAFRSFDYDEGFHVHKDEIFETESNWRKGANKGVKNHVS, translated from the coding sequence GTGGGCATTAAATGGGATGAATTTTTCGTAACGGGTGATCCATTAATTTTCGCATCACAAATCGGTATTGCCCTGACATTAGTCGGTGCGTTAGCCGGAATCACCTATTTTAAAAAATGGAATTACCTATGGTCAGAGTGGTTTACAACCGTTGACCACAAAAAAATTGGGATTATGTATATCCTGCTTGGCGTCGTGATGTTCCTCCGGGGCGGAATCGATGGCTTAATGATGAAAGGCCAGACAGCCGTGCCGGAAAATGACTTTCTGAATGCCCAGCACTATAACGAGGTCTTCACAACTCACGGTGTCATCATGATTTTATTTGTGGCGATGCCGCTTTTGATCGGTCTCATGAACTTTGTGATTCCGCTTCAAATTGGAGCCCGTGATGTTGCCTTCCCTCAGCTGAATGCCCTTAGTTTCTGGCTGACTGTGAGCGGCGCAGCGCTGTTCAATATCTCTTTCATCATCGGTGGTTCACCTGATGCCGGATGGACATCCTACTTCCCTCTTGCCGGTAAAGAGTTCAGCCCGGGGATCGGGAATAACTTTTACGCAGTTGCACTGCAAATAGCAGGTGCAGGTACTTTAATGACGGGTATTAACTTCGTTGTCACAGTGTTAAAAATGAGAACTAAAGGCATGACCTTGATGAAGATGCCAATGTTCACATGGACATCTTTTATCACATCAATCATTATCGTAGCCAGCTTTCCTATTTTTACAGTGGCACTGGCATTGATGACCTTTGACCGCACATTCGGTACTCACTTCTTTACAATTTCCGGCGGCGGTATGGATATGCTCTGGGCGAACCTGTTCTGGCTATGGGGACACCCTGAGGTTTATATCGTAGTTCTGCCTGCATTCGGTATGCTGTCAGATATTATCTCGACGTTTGCCCGTAAAACTTTATACGGCTATAAATCAATGGTCATCTCGATCGTGATGATTTCGGTTTTAAGTATGCTCGTTTGGGTTCACCACTTCTTCACAATGGGCAACAGCGCAGGCGTGAACTCATTCTTCTCGATCACTACGATGGCAATTGCCATCCCGACCGGGGTTAAGGTATTCAACTGGCTGTTCACGATGAGAAAAGGGCGGATCAAGTTTACTACGGCAATGTTCTGGGCATTGGCGTTCGTTCCTAACTTTGTCATCGGTGGTGTTACTGGTGTCATGCTTGCGATGGCAGCCGCTGACTATCAGTATCACAACACATTATTCCTGGTGGCACACTTCCACTATGTATTGATTCCTGGTGTAGTGTTCCCGATTTTTGCAGGTCTCTACTTCTGGTGGCCTAAGATGTTCGGTTATATGCTGAACGAAAAAATCGGTAAATGGCACTTTTGGCTATTTGTGGTCGGCTTTAACGTGACCTTTATGCCGATGTTCTTCCTTGGACTTGATGGTGCGGTTCGCCGTGCTTACACATACTCAGCAGAAACTGGGTTCGGTCCATTGATGATGATTTCTGCTGTTGGTTCAGTGATTCTTGCGGCAGGCTTTGCGGCTCTTGTGTACAACATCTACTGGAGCGCACGTAACGCTGACCGCAATATCGGCAATGATCCATGGGATGCAAGAACGCTTGAGTGGGCAACAGCAACACCTGTGCAGCACTATAATTTTGCTTCCCTTCCAGAAGTTACAAAGCTTGATGCATTCTGGCACATGAAAAAGAACGATCAACTTCAGCCACTGACTGAAGATGAAATAGAGGAAATCCATCTGCCAAGCAACACTTGGATTCCAATTTACATGGGTGTTGTGTTCGGGATTTCAGGATTCCTGCTTGTATTTGAATGGACGATTGCTGCCGGGATTGCCGCATTAGGTATTCTCGCGGGGCTTGCCTTCCGTTCATTTGATTATGATGAAGGCTTCCATGTCCACAAGGATGAAATCTTTGAAACAGAAAGTAATTGGAGAAAAGGCGCGAACAAAGGAGTGAAGAACCATGTCAGCTAA
- a CDS encoding GNAT family N-acetyltransferase: MFLYKIDEQLSLKLTEVSDADRLFELTEKARDYLKEWLPWLDFTTDVQDTREFLKGTMKGYAENKSMTTVILYEGKIVGIAGFNSINWSNKTAYIGYWLGHEYQGKGIMTKVARALADYAFNHLKLNKVEIRAAEENKKSRGIPERLGFIEEGKIRQAEWLYDHYVDHIVYGVLAEEWNDNITR; the protein is encoded by the coding sequence ATGTTTCTATATAAAATAGATGAGCAATTATCACTAAAGCTAACGGAAGTATCTGATGCGGATCGACTATTTGAACTAACTGAAAAAGCACGAGATTATTTAAAAGAGTGGCTACCGTGGCTGGATTTTACAACGGACGTTCAAGATACTAGAGAATTTTTAAAAGGCACGATGAAAGGTTACGCAGAAAATAAAAGCATGACGACCGTTATTTTATACGAGGGAAAAATTGTCGGAATTGCAGGTTTCAACAGTATTAACTGGTCAAACAAAACTGCATACATAGGATATTGGCTTGGGCATGAATACCAGGGGAAAGGGATCATGACCAAAGTAGCCAGGGCATTGGCTGATTACGCCTTTAACCATTTGAAACTGAACAAAGTTGAAATCAGAGCTGCAGAGGAAAATAAAAAGAGCAGGGGGATTCCTGAAAGATTAGGATTCATAGAAGAAGGCAAAATCAGACAAGCAGAATGGTTATATGATCACTATGTAGATCATATTGTTTATGGGGTTTTAGCAGAAGAATGGAACGATAATATAACCAGGTAA
- a CDS encoding YdhK family protein produces MKLNRRFLMVFVSITTALFLTACSGEEEKSSTEDHNSHANMEHSGSGELPEDLKEASEPTYKVGSNAIITDDHMPGMDGAEATIVGAFDTIVYSLSYDPTDGGDRVEQHKWVIHEELLDAGDEPLQPGDEVTINTDHMEGMQGAKAVIDSAEEMTVYMVDFTPTDGSEKVTNHQWVTEDELSPAK; encoded by the coding sequence ATGAAACTAAACCGTAGATTTTTAATGGTATTTGTATCAATTACCACAGCATTATTTTTAACAGCTTGCTCTGGTGAAGAAGAAAAATCAAGCACTGAAGATCACAACAGCCATGCAAATATGGAACATTCAGGATCAGGCGAATTACCTGAAGATCTGAAGGAAGCCTCGGAACCAACATATAAAGTTGGCAGCAATGCAATCATCACGGACGACCACATGCCAGGCATGGACGGAGCAGAGGCTACAATCGTTGGAGCATTTGATACCATTGTCTATTCCTTATCCTATGACCCGACGGACGGGGGAGACCGTGTAGAACAACATAAGTGGGTCATCCACGAAGAACTCCTCGATGCTGGAGACGAACCATTACAGCCAGGAGATGAAGTCACGATCAATACCGATCATATGGAGGGAATGCAAGGAGCAAAAGCGGTTATCGATTCAGCTGAAGAAATGACAGTTTACATGGTCGACTTTACGCCAACAGATGGCTCTGAAAAAGTTACGAACCACCAGTGGGTAACCGAAGACGAACTTTCTCCTGCTAAATAA
- the qoxD gene encoding cytochrome aa3 quinol oxidase subunit IV — protein MEKHSKGFPISHVIGFFMSLVLTFGAAWIALQSSLSMKAIMWIIGTLAVAQAGIQLYMFMHVNEGDDKVTNNINILYSAFIAVVIVAGSIWVMTSGHSH, from the coding sequence ATGGAAAAGCATTCAAAAGGCTTCCCAATCAGCCATGTCATCGGATTCTTCATGTCACTCGTCCTGACATTCGGCGCAGCATGGATTGCCCTTCAGAGCTCACTTTCAATGAAGGCAATCATGTGGATCATCGGGACACTGGCAGTTGCCCAGGCCGGGATACAACTATACATGTTCATGCACGTGAATGAAGGCGATGATAAAGTAACAAATAACATCAATATACTTTATTCAGCTTTCATTGCAGTCGTCATTGTCGCAGGATCCATCTGGGTCATGACCTCGGGACACTCACATTAA
- the qoxC gene encoding cytochrome aa3 quinol oxidase subunit III codes for MSAKVNAALPLEYQTEQNRMNILGFWVFLGAEIVLFATLFGVYGVLDERYAGGPTQKDIFIVKDVMIQTFLLLTSSFTMGISIFEMRRSNMKGMLMWLVFTLLLGGGFLFMEIREFMHYVHEGAAMQTSAFLSSFFVLLGTHGLHVTIGIGWAILLIIQILQRGLTPVTARKAFIFGLYWHFLDVVWIFIFTFVYLQGLVM; via the coding sequence ATGTCAGCTAAAGTCAATGCCGCTTTGCCGCTTGAATACCAGACAGAACAAAACAGGATGAATATCCTCGGCTTCTGGGTTTTCCTCGGAGCTGAAATCGTCCTCTTCGCTACCCTTTTCGGAGTGTATGGTGTGCTTGATGAGCGTTATGCCGGCGGACCGACACAGAAGGATATCTTTATAGTAAAAGATGTTATGATACAGACCTTTTTGCTGCTGACAAGCAGTTTCACAATGGGAATTTCGATTTTTGAAATGCGCCGCAGCAATATGAAAGGCATGCTGATGTGGCTCGTTTTCACTCTGCTGCTAGGCGGAGGATTCCTTTTCATGGAGATTCGCGAATTCATGCACTATGTCCATGAAGGTGCTGCGATGCAAACAAGCGCGTTTCTATCGAGCTTCTTCGTTCTCCTTGGAACACACGGTTTGCACGTCACCATTGGGATCGGCTGGGCCATTCTGTTGATCATCCAGATCTTGCAGCGAGGATTGACACCTGTTACTGCCCGCAAAGCATTCATCTTCGGACTGTACTGGCACTTCCTTGACGTCGTCTGGATTTTCATCTTCACATTTGTTTATTTACAAGGGTTGGTGATGTAA
- the qoxA gene encoding cytochrome aa3 quinol oxidase subunit II, whose translation MKKSKLLLVSLTSIMAVLLLSGCENNMVVFNPQGPIARQILELINFSIALMLLVTVVVFGLFGFIVWKYRERKDNLDYEPPEEHGSTVLEIIWTVIPILIIVALTIPTVKTIYAIDEVPKGYEDKEPLVINVTSADWKWIFSYPEQGIETVNYVNIPEDRPIDFRLTSAGTMQSFWIPALAGQKYTMAKAETQLYLVADNPGSYVGKNTNFNGQGYAGMEFEVLSQTQKDFDQWIKDVKETAPKMTLEEYEKMLEPSHLGRKTFSNTHLEWVDHSDPHSKNYTNPEMYDRGHGWPGKIFEDKDNYKYKDGNNDNSNHENNEDMNHKESETEDSHGGDHSGH comes from the coding sequence ATGAAGAAATCCAAACTATTATTGGTCTCCCTCACCTCGATCATGGCTGTGCTGTTGCTTAGCGGCTGTGAGAATAATATGGTCGTTTTCAATCCACAGGGACCAATCGCAAGGCAAATTCTTGAGTTAATTAACTTTTCAATTGCTCTTATGTTACTGGTTACAGTCGTTGTATTCGGGCTTTTCGGATTCATCGTCTGGAAGTACCGTGAACGCAAAGACAATTTGGATTACGAGCCACCTGAAGAACACGGCAGCACTGTACTAGAAATTATTTGGACAGTGATCCCGATTTTAATTATTGTTGCTTTGACTATTCCTACGGTCAAAACGATTTATGCTATAGATGAAGTACCAAAAGGCTATGAGGATAAAGAACCTCTTGTCATTAACGTTACATCCGCTGACTGGAAGTGGATTTTCAGCTATCCAGAACAAGGAATCGAAACCGTCAATTATGTGAACATTCCTGAAGACCGTCCGATTGATTTCAGGCTGACTTCAGCAGGTACAATGCAAAGCTTCTGGATTCCTGCCTTGGCGGGCCAAAAGTACACGATGGCAAAAGCTGAAACCCAACTTTACCTTGTTGCAGACAATCCTGGATCCTATGTAGGCAAGAACACGAACTTTAACGGCCAGGGATATGCAGGCATGGAGTTCGAAGTACTTTCCCAGACACAAAAGGATTTTGATCAATGGATCAAAGACGTTAAAGAAACTGCTCCAAAAATGACACTCGAGGAATATGAGAAAATGCTTGAGCCATCCCACCTTGGGCGCAAGACATTCTCAAATACTCACCTTGAATGGGTCGACCACTCCGACCCGCATTCAAAGAACTATACGAATCCAGAAATGTACGATAGAGGGCATGGCTGGCCAGGAAAGATCTTTGAGGACAAGGACAATTACAAATATAAAGATGGAAACAATGATAATTCTAATCACGAAAACAATGAAGATATGAACCATAAAGAATCTGAAACTGAAGACTCACACGGGGGTGACCACAGTGGGCATTAA
- a CDS encoding GNAT family N-acetyltransferase, which produces MFFQNGSLSVRRLKEQDKYLLAKWLSTPVVLKYYEGRDNPFDLDKVDSVFYASEDDEVKCIIEYEGKPIGYIQYYELDEAAKKEYGYESGKIFGTDQFIGEVGYWNRGIGTLLVTSMTDFLFKHMKADKSVLDPQVWNERAIKCYEKCGFNKVKLLPKHELHEGKFRDCWLIESNK; this is translated from the coding sequence ATGTTTTTTCAAAACGGCAGTTTATCGGTTCGTAGGTTAAAAGAACAAGATAAATACCTATTAGCAAAATGGCTATCTACTCCGGTGGTTCTTAAATATTATGAAGGAAGGGATAATCCCTTTGATTTAGATAAAGTCGACAGCGTTTTTTACGCTTCGGAAGACGATGAAGTTAAATGCATTATTGAGTATGAAGGTAAACCAATTGGCTATATTCAATATTATGAATTGGATGAGGCAGCTAAAAAAGAGTATGGATACGAGAGCGGAAAAATTTTTGGAACTGATCAGTTTATCGGGGAAGTCGGTTATTGGAATAGAGGCATAGGAACTTTACTAGTTACATCAATGACGGACTTTCTTTTTAAACACATGAAAGCCGACAAAAGTGTCTTGGATCCGCAAGTTTGGAATGAACGTGCAATCAAATGCTATGAAAAGTGCGGTTTCAATAAAGTTAAACTCCTGCCAAAACACGAACTTCATGAAGGGAAATTTCGAGATTGTTGGTTGATTGAATCTAATAAATAA
- a CDS encoding TraB/GumN family protein, translating into MSEENITRIEMNGKEYILIGTAHVSKHSAEQVKEVIEAERPDSVCVELDEQRYQTITEGSKWQEMDIIQVIKEKRASLLLMNLAISSFQNRMAKELGIKAGQEMIQGIESAKEVGAKLVLADRNIQITFSRIWGNLGIKGKAILLSQIITSIFSRDSISEEELEKLKEQDTINAMLNEFTETFPRLKKPLIDERDQYLAQKIKDAPGEKIVAVLGAAHVPGIKEEIKKDHDLKKLRAIPPKSNWPKVIGWSIPILILAIIVYTFLANPSAGFAQTVSWILWNGSLSALGAAIAMGHPLTILTAFIAAPITSLNPLLAAGWFAGLTQAYIRRPSVKDFETLSEDVFSLKGFWRNKVSRILLIVVLANLGSSLGTFIGGADVIRVFIENL; encoded by the coding sequence ATGAGCGAGGAAAATATAACGAGAATTGAAATGAATGGCAAAGAATACATATTGATTGGAACTGCACATGTGTCAAAGCACAGTGCGGAGCAGGTTAAGGAGGTAATTGAAGCTGAGAGGCCGGATTCTGTCTGTGTAGAATTGGACGAGCAGCGCTACCAGACGATTACCGAGGGTTCTAAGTGGCAGGAGATGGATATCATCCAGGTCATCAAAGAAAAACGAGCTTCTTTATTATTGATGAATCTTGCCATTTCTTCATTCCAAAATCGCATGGCGAAGGAGCTTGGCATCAAAGCAGGCCAGGAGATGATCCAGGGGATTGAATCCGCGAAGGAAGTCGGGGCAAAACTTGTGCTTGCAGATCGAAATATCCAGATTACTTTCTCTAGAATTTGGGGTAATCTTGGCATAAAAGGAAAAGCAATTTTGCTAAGCCAAATCATTACGAGTATCTTCAGCAGGGACAGCATTTCCGAGGAAGAACTGGAAAAGCTGAAGGAACAGGATACGATCAACGCGATGCTGAATGAATTCACAGAGACATTCCCAAGGCTGAAAAAACCATTGATCGACGAGCGTGACCAATATCTAGCTCAGAAAATCAAGGACGCACCTGGAGAAAAAATCGTCGCTGTCTTAGGGGCGGCACACGTACCGGGAATCAAAGAAGAAATCAAAAAAGATCATGATTTGAAAAAACTAAGAGCGATCCCGCCAAAGTCCAATTGGCCAAAAGTCATTGGCTGGAGCATTCCTATATTGATCCTGGCTATTATCGTCTATACTTTTTTGGCTAACCCATCTGCCGGTTTTGCCCAAACAGTTAGCTGGATCTTATGGAATGGCAGCCTTTCCGCCCTTGGAGCTGCTATTGCAATGGGGCATCCATTGACCATTTTAACAGCATTTATAGCAGCACCTATTACTTCGTTGAATCCTTTGCTTGCCGCAGGGTGGTTTGCAGGATTGACACAGGCTTATATCCGCAGGCCGAGTGTAAAGGACTTTGAAACACTATCTGAGGATGTTTTCAGTTTAAAAGGATTCTGGCGAAACAAAGTCAGCCGGATTTTGCTGATTGTCGTACTTGCCAACCTCGGGAGCTCCCTCGGTACCTTCATTGGCGGCGCCGATGTAATCAGGGTCTTTATCGAAAATTTATAA
- a CDS encoding uridine kinase family protein, whose product MDRLLNSIVDYVNGVDNRITIGISGHGASGKTTFAQQLLSVLGQNEVNYINTDPYIIGSNLRKYTVIDYTYKNEVHQDKMTACHPAAHNTMALERDVKMIRDGLDFNTINNSYSESKLISSKNKISIVEGMSVAFTDPDLYDLKVYLYTDGETELARRSVRDVSERGTDLNYLKKSHEERRIQYELFMHPTHQNFDIVLKNSNEEYFIEKSCF is encoded by the coding sequence ATGGACAGATTATTAAACAGCATAGTAGATTACGTAAATGGCGTGGATAACAGAATCACTATCGGGATTTCTGGTCATGGTGCATCAGGTAAGACTACGTTTGCGCAACAACTATTATCCGTGCTTGGACAAAACGAGGTTAATTATATCAATACAGATCCCTATATAATAGGCTCTAATCTCAGGAAGTACACTGTCATCGACTATACATATAAAAATGAAGTGCACCAGGATAAAATGACTGCATGCCATCCTGCGGCTCATAATACTATGGCCCTGGAGAGAGACGTTAAAATGATAAGGGATGGACTGGATTTTAATACTATTAATAATAGTTATTCTGAGAGCAAGTTAATCTCTTCCAAAAATAAAATAAGTATTGTCGAAGGCATGAGTGTGGCCTTTACCGATCCAGATTTGTATGATTTAAAAGTTTACTTATATACAGATGGAGAAACTGAGTTGGCGAGGAGAAGTGTGCGTGATGTTTCTGAAAGAGGAACGGATCTTAACTATCTAAAGAAAAGTCATGAAGAACGAAGAATTCAATATGAACTCTTCATGCACCCTACCCATCAGAATTTTGATATCGTTTTAAAAAACTCGAATGAAGAGTATTTCATTGAAAAAAGTTGTTTTTAA
- a CDS encoding GNAT family N-acetyltransferase, with product MFFDAKNKTITTKRLVLRMFEHSDAEEVARLCNNYNIYKNTLYLPYPYSIEDALLWIESHLDNYEAQKSYELAVTDKKSGQLFGAIALSNNQRFKHGEIAYWIGEEFWGRGYATEAAEAIVQFAFSEKNYHKVFARCFHSNPASGRVLQKLGMTEEGVLIDHVIKGNRYEDLVHFGMINKMGS from the coding sequence ATGTTCTTTGATGCAAAAAATAAAACAATTACGACTAAAAGACTAGTACTTCGGATGTTTGAGCATTCGGACGCCGAAGAAGTTGCCAGGCTTTGTAATAATTACAATATTTATAAAAATACTTTGTACCTGCCTTATCCATACTCAATAGAAGATGCTTTATTATGGATAGAAAGCCATCTTGATAATTATGAAGCTCAAAAATCATACGAGTTAGCTGTAACCGATAAGAAAAGTGGGCAATTATTCGGAGCTATAGCCTTATCCAACAACCAAAGGTTCAAACATGGTGAAATTGCCTACTGGATTGGTGAAGAATTTTGGGGAAGAGGATATGCTACAGAGGCAGCGGAGGCGATCGTGCAATTTGCTTTTAGTGAAAAGAACTACCATAAAGTTTTTGCTCGATGCTTTCATTCCAATCCAGCTTCAGGAAGAGTATTGCAAAAGTTAGGGATGACAGAAGAAGGAGTATTAATTGATCATGTCATAAAAGGAAATCGGTATGAAGATTTAGTTCATTTTGGAATGATTAATAAAATGGGGTCATAA
- a CDS encoding DUF4230 domain-containing protein: MDKQEKVISKLDELLTELRAGRAESSASLAVHPVRSPKLSIISRIIIILLFISAAVSAGVWYVKGSTGKAESTVFIEQVHGLATLATAEAHVKVILEQEDNELFGEKINFNIPGTKRELLLIVPATVIAGVDLQDIDQANMKVDEENKVVEIVLPKAEFVQQPSIKMDEVRTFSDEGLLRGKLNWDQGFDLAALAQEKIMQEAIDAGILQKAEENAETVLKEFFGHLGYKVIINRL; the protein is encoded by the coding sequence ATGGACAAGCAGGAAAAAGTCATTTCTAAGCTTGATGAACTATTGACTGAATTGAGGGCAGGGAGGGCGGAGAGCTCTGCATCTCTTGCTGTTCATCCAGTGAGGTCACCAAAACTTAGTATAATTAGCAGGATAATAATAATTTTACTTTTCATTTCAGCTGCAGTAAGTGCAGGTGTCTGGTATGTCAAAGGCAGCACTGGCAAGGCTGAATCTACTGTTTTTATTGAACAAGTACATGGATTGGCAACACTGGCAACAGCTGAAGCTCATGTAAAGGTCATTCTTGAGCAGGAAGATAACGAGTTATTCGGGGAGAAAATTAACTTCAATATACCTGGGACAAAACGGGAACTATTATTAATCGTTCCGGCAACTGTGATAGCGGGTGTTGATTTGCAAGATATCGATCAAGCAAACATGAAGGTAGATGAAGAGAATAAAGTAGTTGAGATTGTTTTGCCAAAGGCAGAATTTGTTCAACAGCCGTCAATTAAAATGGACGAGGTGAGGACATTTTCGGATGAAGGACTTTTGCGTGGAAAGCTCAATTGGGATCAAGGCTTCGATTTGGCAGCTCTCGCCCAGGAAAAAATTATGCAGGAAGCAATTGATGCAGGGATTTTACAAAAAGCTGAAGAAAATGCTGAAACGGTGCTAAAGGAATTTTTCGGGCATTTAGGATACAAGGTCATTATTAATAGATTGTAA
- a CDS encoding DUF2935 domain-containing protein translates to MISLWDEHSFWIEMLQDHAYFVRDGLSASETDYVEIAMQFIGLYEDLLRRLQSIPRDAGYQDSQMIDFSRKAWKVAKNYYDFEGTLQSLRIDNKIYLNLSPTYLNGTLSENQEYLRILSYLVQGQEPVRLSATQVLDLWLEDQLGHAVLFENLLDPIEVGANSAAQEFKRRFQLYIVQNHHLKNYLRVKQPGFARQQEFIYEVGKTTLEMNQFIKNMVEKYKGDTLLNKSNLRFLEHHFPETCYFLASLSYYEPRLQAEIGKCSLSKPSF, encoded by the coding sequence ATGATTTCTCTTTGGGATGAACATTCATTTTGGATAGAAATGCTGCAGGATCATGCCTATTTTGTCAGGGACGGTTTGTCGGCAAGCGAAACCGATTATGTAGAAATCGCAATGCAGTTCATTGGTTTGTATGAGGATCTTTTACGTAGGTTACAGTCGATTCCACGCGATGCTGGCTACCAGGACAGTCAAATGATTGATTTTTCCAGAAAAGCATGGAAGGTGGCTAAGAATTATTATGATTTTGAAGGTACACTGCAGTCATTGCGGATAGATAATAAAATTTACCTGAACCTGTCTCCAACTTATTTAAACGGTACCCTAAGTGAAAATCAGGAATACTTACGTATATTAAGCTATCTAGTACAAGGCCAGGAACCAGTAAGGTTGTCGGCTACTCAGGTTTTGGATCTTTGGCTTGAGGATCAGCTCGGTCACGCAGTACTTTTTGAAAATCTGCTAGACCCGATAGAAGTCGGAGCGAATTCGGCAGCCCAAGAATTCAAACGCAGGTTCCAGCTGTATATTGTCCAAAATCATCATTTAAAAAATTACTTAAGGGTAAAACAGCCAGGCTTTGCCCGGCAGCAGGAATTCATATATGAAGTAGGAAAGACGACATTGGAAATGAATCAATTTATTAAGAATATGGTGGAGAAGTACAAAGGAGATACGCTTTTGAACAAATCCAATCTCCGGTTTTTGGAGCATCATTTTCCAGAGACATGTTACTTTTTAGCCAGTTTAAGTTACTATGAACCGAGATTGCAGGCGGAAATCGGCAAATGCTCTTTATCCAAACCTTCTTTTTAA
- a CDS encoding H-type small acid-soluble spore protein: MDLQRVKEILSAENEISVHYHGVPIWIESIDSTSSMAVISPRGAHEERQLVSIDGLDEH; encoded by the coding sequence ATGGATTTACAACGAGTAAAAGAAATATTATCAGCGGAAAACGAAATTTCTGTTCATTACCACGGGGTCCCGATCTGGATTGAAAGCATCGACTCTACTTCAAGTATGGCGGTCATTTCGCCCAGAGGAGCACATGAAGAAAGACAGCTTGTCTCTATTGACGGTTTGGATGAACACTAG